From the genome of Rhodobacteraceae bacterium Araon29, one region includes:
- a CDS encoding aldehyde dehydrogenase family protein codes for MSNNEKFYINGAWSDPVSAKKFDIIHPGNEEIIASISMGSEADVNMAVDAAREAFKSWQFSTVKDRVALLERILAVYESRAEEFVKIMPYEMGTTISFSREVHMPVGIGHIEAAVEALKSHRFERPSARGGSTLVDEPVGIVGMITPWNWPVNQVMIKVAPALAAGCTMVLKPSEYSPLSSVMLAEVLHEAGCPPGVFNLINGDGPSVGRAITNHPDIHMISFTGSTRAGKAITKGAADSIKRVTLELGGKSPNLLFADANLETAARISVDACFINNGQSCDAASRLLVEKSVYDKVVELVTAEVASVKIGDPMVEGTHIGPVVNKRQFDNIQNLIKIGIDEGANLAVGGLGLPKGFNKGYYIRPTLFTDVDNDMSIAQNEVFGPVLSIIPFENEEHAIELANDTPYGLAAYIQSTDNSRIDRVSRRLRAGVVNVNGHVGDYDVPFGGYNQSGNGREAGPLGFHEYLETKAITKK; via the coding sequence ATGTCAAATAATGAAAAATTTTATATAAATGGCGCTTGGTCTGATCCGGTTAGTGCAAAGAAATTTGATATAATTCATCCTGGTAATGAGGAAATAATCGCGTCTATTTCGATGGGTAGTGAAGCTGATGTAAATATGGCAGTTGACGCTGCTCGCGAGGCTTTTAAATCCTGGCAGTTTAGTACTGTTAAAGATCGCGTAGCATTGTTGGAGCGCATCCTTGCAGTATATGAATCTCGAGCGGAAGAATTTGTCAAAATAATGCCATATGAAATGGGGACAACAATTTCATTCTCTAGGGAAGTTCACATGCCAGTTGGTATAGGACATATTGAGGCGGCTGTAGAGGCTCTTAAAAGTCATAGATTTGAGAGACCCTCAGCACGAGGAGGTTCAACTTTGGTGGACGAGCCCGTGGGAATTGTTGGGATGATTACACCATGGAATTGGCCCGTGAATCAAGTAATGATCAAAGTTGCACCGGCATTGGCTGCGGGGTGTACGATGGTGCTTAAGCCTAGTGAATACTCTCCACTAAGCTCTGTCATGCTGGCAGAAGTTCTTCATGAAGCAGGATGCCCCCCCGGAGTTTTTAACCTGATTAACGGTGATGGGCCAAGTGTCGGTCGAGCGATCACAAATCATCCAGACATTCATATGATATCATTTACTGGATCAACGAGAGCAGGTAAAGCCATCACTAAAGGCGCAGCTGATAGTATAAAGCGGGTGACCTTAGAGTTGGGTGGCAAGTCTCCGAATTTACTTTTTGCAGATGCAAACTTAGAGACAGCAGCAAGAATTTCAGTCGATGCATGTTTTATAAATAATGGCCAATCTTGCGATGCTGCTTCAAGACTTCTTGTTGAGAAATCTGTATATGACAAAGTTGTCGAATTAGTTACGGCAGAAGTTGCTTCCGTAAAAATAGGTGATCCAATGGTCGAGGGCACCCATATTGGGCCTGTAGTAAACAAACGGCAATTTGATAATATTCAAAATTTGATTAAAATTGGCATAGATGAGGGGGCTAATCTTGCTGTTGGAGGATTGGGCCTGCCCAAAGGCTTCAACAAAGGGTATTACATTAGGCCAACTTTATTTACAGATGTGGATAACGATATGTCTATAGCGCAGAATGAGGTTTTTGGCCCTGTTTTATCTATTATTCCATTTGAAAACGAAGAACATGCTATAGAACTTGCCAACGATACTCCATACGGTCTCGCTGCGTATATACAATCAACGGATAATAGCCGAATTGACAGAGTTAGCCGTCGTTTAAGGGCTGGTGTCGTCAATGTGAATGGGCATGTGGGTGACTATGATGTGCCATTTGGTGGGTATAATCAATCTGGAAATGGACGTGAAGCTGGACCTTTGGGGTTTCATGAATACCTAGAAACTAAAGCTATAACAAAAAAATAG
- a CDS encoding helix-turn-helix domain-containing protein, producing MRYSASEKIEIIHTVEASHLPVKQTLSMIGVPSSTYYDWYARWVEGGLNALVDRSPRPQYCPTSFAIRSAGAFPIQSTKPLYPRSSS from the coding sequence ATGAGATATTCCGCCTCTGAGAAGATTGAAATCATCCACACCGTGGAAGCCTCACACTTGCCGGTCAAACAGACCCTGTCGATGATTGGGGTTCCTAGCAGCACCTATTACGATTGGTATGCTCGGTGGGTTGAAGGCGGCCTGAACGCGCTGGTGGATCGTTCTCCACGACCGCAGTATTGCCCAACAAGCTTTGCTATACGATCCGCTGGAGCCTTTCCAATACAGTCCACTAAACCATTATATCCTCGAAGTTCATCGTGA
- a CDS encoding transposase — MNKRSGTSKEAADKLVRGIKRKTRKHYCAEEKIRIVLAGLRGEESIAGLCRREGIAESLYYSWSKEFLEAGKNRLAGDTARQASSPEVKELRSQSSALKEVVAELTLENRLLKKSMLGDGEFDE, encoded by the coding sequence ATGAATAAGAGATCCGGAACATCGAAAGAAGCCGCTGATAAGTTGGTCAGAGGTATCAAGCGTAAGACGCGTAAGCACTATTGTGCAGAAGAGAAGATCAGGATTGTGCTGGCTGGTCTACGCGGCGAGGAAAGCATTGCAGGTCTGTGCCGCCGCGAGGGTATTGCCGAGAGCCTTTACTACTCATGGTCGAAGGAATTCCTGGAGGCTGGCAAGAACCGTTTGGCGGGCGATACTGCACGCCAGGCGTCCTCTCCTGAGGTCAAAGAGTTGCGTTCGCAATCATCTGCCTTGAAAGAGGTGGTCGCGGAGCTAACGCTTGAGAACCGCCTGCTTAAAAAAAGCATGCTCGGGGATGGGGAGTTCGACGAATGA
- a CDS encoding DUF2938 family protein, with product MGHFIFVSIIAGIFCCVGMDLWQRILFLIFKIPPTNWSTAGRWLIMLISNKMIVNQNLEDENPVKYE from the coding sequence ATGGGACACTTTATATTTGTCTCAATTATCGCAGGCATTTTTTGTTGTGTTGGGATGGATCTATGGCAAAGAATTTTATTTTTGATATTTAAAATTCCACCTACGAACTGGTCTACTGCTGGTAGATGGTTGATAATGTTGATTAGCAACAAAATGATCGTTAATCAAAATTTAGAAGATGAAAATCCAGTAAAATATGAATAA
- a CDS encoding DUF2938 family protein: MGWFFHYCVGVGYGFAYYLFLAAFDVLDTSILSGLIFGLMSVIVPWFFYLPVTGKGFMGNKTPNPNLTRLLSTSSHVVVGIFLAIGFSFLDYWGLETITSRSNQDCTS, encoded by the coding sequence ATTGGATGGTTTTTTCACTATTGTGTCGGCGTAGGTTACGGGTTTGCTTACTATCTTTTTCTGGCAGCTTTTGATGTTTTAGACACTTCAATCTTATCTGGATTAATTTTCGGATTAATGTCAGTGATTGTTCCTTGGTTTTTTTATCTTCCTGTAACTGGAAAAGGTTTTATGGGAAATAAAACACCTAACCCAAATCTAACCAGATTACTGTCTACTTCTAGTCATGTCGTTGTAGGGATATTTTTAGCGATAGGATTCTCTTTTTTAGATTACTGGGGATTAGAAACGATCACAAGTCGCAGCAATCAAGATTGCACCTCCTAG
- a CDS encoding extracellular solute-binding protein, which yields MTKSKNPIELNRRTFVGSAIVAGSIAAIGAPSILRAASNKTIKVGTYGGYFQESFDKHIFPDFTTATGIKVESIGEPTGEAWLVQLMTAAHANQAPADVSMMAQVARLKGEKAKLWAPLDEKALSNASNLPNHFVHRYEDGQINGLGAVAWYITLVTNTDVYGDAPTSWKSLWDSANADRLGLLALASNSFLLEITAKTWFDGTGILDTEEGILKVMDKLAEVKPNVRLWYRDEGQFQQALETGEIPMGQYYHDVTGLAASEGKPVRSTFPAEGGVLDSGSWCVSKASDKVAEAQEFMNYMCQPEIQAKLSRFVGTAPTVGRELTDLTDDEYGAVASSIDPIIPRYDMYSEREDWLNQKWAELVAG from the coding sequence ATGACAAAATCTAAAAACCCAATCGAATTGAACCGCCGAACCTTTGTCGGTTCGGCAATTGTTGCAGGCAGTATTGCAGCAATTGGCGCTCCTTCTATTTTGCGCGCTGCTTCCAACAAAACTATAAAAGTCGGCACCTATGGTGGTTACTTTCAGGAATCTTTTGATAAGCATATCTTCCCTGATTTTACGACAGCAACAGGGATAAAAGTTGAATCAATCGGGGAACCAACTGGGGAAGCTTGGCTTGTGCAACTGATGACAGCAGCGCATGCGAACCAAGCCCCAGCTGATGTCTCTATGATGGCACAAGTTGCACGCCTGAAGGGAGAAAAGGCAAAGCTTTGGGCACCACTGGATGAAAAGGCTTTATCAAACGCATCGAATCTACCAAACCATTTTGTTCACCGCTACGAAGATGGCCAAATCAACGGTTTAGGCGCAGTGGCGTGGTATATCACATTGGTTACAAATACTGATGTTTACGGAGATGCGCCGACATCCTGGAAATCTCTTTGGGATTCGGCAAACGCTGATCGTCTTGGCCTTTTGGCGCTTGCGAGTAACTCTTTTCTTTTGGAAATCACAGCTAAGACATGGTTCGATGGAACTGGCATATTAGACACCGAGGAAGGCATTTTGAAGGTCATGGACAAGCTGGCTGAAGTAAAACCAAACGTACGGCTGTGGTATCGCGACGAAGGACAATTCCAGCAGGCCTTGGAAACCGGTGAGATCCCGATGGGTCAGTATTATCATGACGTGACCGGGTTGGCGGCATCAGAAGGTAAGCCTGTGAGGTCAACATTCCCCGCAGAAGGCGGTGTGCTTGACTCTGGGTCTTGGTGTGTTTCCAAAGCATCCGATAAAGTGGCAGAAGCACAAGAGTTCATGAACTATATGTGCCAACCTGAAATTCAAGCTAAATTGTCTCGCTTTGTCGGCACCGCACCAACTGTAGGGCGTGAACTGACCGATTTGACCGATGACGAATACGGTGCGGTCGCGAGTTCAATTGATCCAATCATTCCACGTTATGATATGTATAGCGAGCGTGAAGATTGGCTAAATCAGAAATGGGCTGAACTGGTCGCCGGATAA
- a CDS encoding tetratricopeptide repeat protein, which produces MKVLKFSISIFLAAFLQLSQAAASTTSQTLLDNLANAKTLEQAEPIISALWETWMSSHRVENEKVLMEQGVLAMRKGNLEQAEMLFGDLINQNPNFTEAWNKRATVRYMMSNFKESRDDVFEVLQREPRHFGAISGLGMINLRLGDLSAALNAYKNLQRIFPASPEASRYIPILRKKLNLMDL; this is translated from the coding sequence ATGAAAGTTTTGAAATTTAGTATTTCTATTTTTTTGGCCGCATTTTTGCAGCTGTCACAAGCTGCTGCATCAACTACAAGCCAAACCCTTTTAGATAACCTAGCAAATGCAAAAACGCTTGAGCAGGCAGAACCGATTATCTCTGCTCTTTGGGAAACTTGGATGAGCAGTCATAGAGTCGAGAACGAAAAAGTTTTGATGGAGCAAGGCGTTCTCGCAATGAGAAAAGGCAACCTTGAGCAGGCGGAAATGCTTTTCGGGGATCTCATAAATCAAAACCCTAACTTCACAGAAGCTTGGAATAAACGGGCTACTGTGCGCTACATGATGTCCAATTTCAAAGAGTCGCGGGACGATGTCTTTGAAGTACTTCAACGTGAACCCCGCCATTTCGGTGCGATTTCTGGCCTTGGCATGATTAACCTTCGCCTTGGTGATCTAAGCGCTGCTTTGAACGCATATAAGAATTTGCAGCGCATCTTTCCGGCAAGTCCAGAAGCCAGCCGGTATATCCCGATTTTACGCAAAAAATTGAACCTGATGGATTTGTAG
- a CDS encoding LysR family transcriptional regulator → MRLSGTDFRLLKVFDAVVRHGGFAAAQTELNVGPSTISNHITALEQRLGVILCQRGRGGFKLSDKGKLVFVESQKLLRNIEEFSVGISTLKGQLVGKIKVGLVDAIATDRGLRLEQAFAEFLSEPNDIRFEVSQNTPQELQQRVLNGSLDVGIGSFPHKATGLKYQPLHKEVHSLYCGATHPLFSVKPGDLDVETLRNESIVGRGYWRDRRHEELGLVNVKAVVYEIEPQLILIRSGKFIGYLPDHFAEQWVQSGQLRCLSPLAARFDCEFDLVSKKGLKPSQALSTFVAAVLRVHAVI, encoded by the coding sequence ATGCGCTTGTCTGGAACCGATTTTCGTCTTCTCAAAGTTTTTGATGCCGTTGTACGGCATGGCGGTTTTGCGGCTGCGCAAACAGAGCTGAACGTTGGGCCTTCAACAATCAGCAACCATATAACTGCACTAGAGCAGCGGTTAGGTGTCATCCTTTGCCAACGGGGTCGGGGCGGATTCAAACTAAGTGACAAGGGCAAATTGGTTTTTGTGGAATCTCAAAAACTGTTACGTAATATCGAAGAATTCTCGGTTGGTATCAGCACACTCAAAGGGCAATTGGTTGGTAAAATAAAGGTCGGATTAGTAGATGCGATTGCCACCGACAGAGGCTTACGATTGGAACAAGCTTTTGCTGAATTTCTTTCAGAGCCCAACGATATTCGATTTGAGGTTTCTCAAAATACGCCACAAGAACTGCAACAAAGAGTTTTGAATGGCAGTCTTGATGTTGGTATCGGCAGCTTTCCTCATAAAGCCACAGGTTTGAAGTATCAGCCTTTGCATAAAGAGGTGCATTCTTTGTACTGCGGCGCGACGCATCCGCTGTTTTCGGTGAAGCCAGGTGATTTAGACGTGGAGACTCTGCGCAATGAAAGCATAGTCGGGCGAGGGTATTGGCGTGATCGGCGCCACGAAGAGTTAGGATTGGTGAACGTAAAGGCCGTGGTCTACGAGATCGAGCCCCAATTGATCCTAATCAGGAGCGGGAAATTTATCGGCTATCTACCAGATCATTTTGCAGAGCAATGGGTTCAGAGCGGGCAGTTACGTTGTTTGTCACCACTTGCTGCACGGTTTGATTGCGAATTTGACCTGGTTTCCAAAAAAGGACTTAAACCCTCCCAAGCTTTGAGTACATTTGTTGCGGCTGTATTACGTGTTCACGCAGTCATTTAA
- the speB gene encoding agmatinase: MIRAHNICWGNALPKEYFQPLCGDDMPRFGGPSTMMRLPARENASDLDACFIGIPLDIGTSNRSGTRFGPRQIRAESSMLRPYNMATGVAPFDAMNIADIGDVAINTFDLKNSIRLISEYYDDLLKHDVIPLTMGGDHTISYPILQAIGAKYGPVALIHIDAHADINDDMFGEKIAHGTPFRRAFEEGLLNNDKVFQIGLRGTGYSPDDFNWSRQQGWTVIQAEECWGKSLAPLMKSIKKKIGNTPTYITYDIDSLDPAFAPGTGTVEIGGLTTWQALELIRGCAGLNVVGGDLVEVSPPYDPSGNTALIAANLLYEMLCVLPRYNQD, from the coding sequence ATGATACGCGCTCACAATATATGTTGGGGGAATGCGTTGCCAAAAGAATATTTTCAACCGTTGTGTGGAGATGATATGCCGCGTTTTGGGGGGCCGTCTACTATGATGCGTCTACCTGCTCGGGAAAATGCAAGTGACCTCGACGCCTGTTTTATCGGCATCCCATTAGATATCGGAACATCGAACCGATCAGGAACACGCTTTGGTCCGCGTCAAATACGCGCTGAATCTAGCATGTTGCGGCCTTATAATATGGCTACTGGAGTGGCACCGTTTGATGCCATGAACATTGCCGACATCGGTGATGTGGCAATTAATACATTTGATTTGAAAAACAGTATTAGGTTAATTTCAGAGTATTATGACGATCTGCTAAAGCACGATGTTATTCCACTAACGATGGGCGGGGATCATACGATTAGCTACCCGATTTTGCAGGCAATCGGGGCCAAATATGGGCCAGTAGCTTTGATCCATATAGATGCGCATGCCGACATTAATGATGATATGTTTGGCGAAAAAATTGCGCATGGAACACCATTTAGGCGTGCCTTCGAAGAAGGCTTGCTAAATAACGATAAGGTTTTCCAAATAGGATTGCGCGGTACAGGGTATTCACCGGATGACTTTAATTGGTCTCGCCAACAGGGTTGGACTGTCATCCAAGCCGAAGAGTGCTGGGGCAAGTCCCTTGCACCACTGATGAAGAGTATCAAGAAAAAGATCGGCAACACCCCGACGTATATAACATACGATATTGACAGCCTTGATCCGGCATTTGCACCAGGCACTGGTACAGTGGAGATCGGCGGATTGACCACATGGCAGGCTTTGGAACTCATTCGGGGATGCGCTGGCCTGAACGTCGTTGGAGGAGACCTGGTTGAGGTTTCACCACCTTATGACCCCAGCGGCAACACAGCTTTAATCGCAGCAAACCTGCTTTATGAAATGCTCTGCGTTCTACCAAGATATAATCAAGACTAA